AGGCGCGCGGAACGCGGGTCGTCGGCCCCAACTGCCCCGGCCTCATCACCCCCGGTCAGGCCGGGGCGGGCATCATCCCGGCCGACATCGCCAAGCCCGGCCGCATCGGCCTGGTCTCCAAGTCCGGGACGCTGACCTACCAACTCATGTACGAGCTGCGGGACATCGGCTTCTCGACGTGCGTCGGCATCGGCGGCGACCCGGTCGTCGGCACCAGCCACATCGACTGCCTGGCCGCCTTCGAGGACGACCCCGACACCGAACTCATCGTCCTCATCGGGGAGATCGGCGGCGACGCGGAGGAACGCGCGGCCGTCTACGTCCGCGACCACGTCACCAAACCCGTGGTCGGCTGCATCGCCGGCTTCACCGCTCCCGAGGGCAAGACCATGGGGCACGCGGGCGCGATCGTGTCCGGTTCGTCGGGGACCGCGCAGGCGAAGAAGGCGGCCCTGGAGGCGGCCGGCGTCCGGGTCGGCGCCACACCGACCGAGACCGCACGCCTCGCCCTCGCCTTGCTGCAAGAACGCGCCGCGCCCGAAAAGCTCACCGTGCCGGAAGGACCGGAAGGACCGGAAGAAGGGGGCGACGACGGGGGCTGCGCGTGACGTCACTCATAGGCGGCACGCGGTCGCTTTCGGGAGTCGTCGCGTCTCGCTGGCGTCCTTCGCAGCCATGTTCCACCCCGCCCCCGACTGTGCACCGAGAGCGGAGCAACCCAATGGCAACCACCCTCACCCTCAAAGCGGGCACGTCCTGGGCCGACGCCTGGCGACGCTGCCTCGCCGTCGCCCCGGAGGCCTTCCGCGACGACCGCGTCCTCAACCTCTGGAACGCCGCCTGGCAGGCCGACGGCCGGGCGCTTCCCGCAGGCAGTCCGGTCGACGGCAGCCCCATCGCCGGCCCGCCCCGCCTGGACCGGGCCACGGCGCGACAGGCGGTCCGCGCCTCCCTGGACCAGCACCGCGCCTGGCGACACATCCCGTTGGAGGAGCGCCGCGCCCGCGTCGCGGCCACCCTGGACGCCCTCGCCGAGCACCGCGAACTCCTCGCGCTCCTGCTCGTCTGGGAGATCGGCAAGCCCTGGCGGCTCGCGCAGGCCGACGTCGACCGGGCCGTCGACGGAGTGCGCTGGTACGTCGACGGCATCGAGCCGATGCTGGCCGACCGGGCCCCGCTGGACGGCCCGGTGTCCAACATCGCGAGCTGGAACTACCCGTCCAACGGCGCGCTCGTCGCCACCCTGTCCACGGACGACCGGAGCACCTACGACCGGCTCGCCCCGCAGATCCGCGCCTTCAAGGTCGGCCATGGCACGCCCCGCTCCCGCGGCGACCGCGACGAGCTCTTCGGCGGCTTCGGCGCGTCCTGGCGGGGCGCGTTCGTCGGCGGGGAGCTGCTGGTACGGGCGGTGACCCGGGGACCGGCGGGAGAGAGACTGCCGGGCAACTTCCCGGAGTACCAGCTGATGCCCTGACCCCGTCTCAGGCGGCGCCGGCGATCACCTCGTCGGCCAGCCAGCGCGCCACGCCCTGCGGATACGGGCGCGGCAGGCTGAGCACGATGTGGTTCATCCCGGCGGCGACGAGCGCGGCGACCGTCGCGCGCGTGGCCGCCGGGTCGTCGTACGACACCAGGACCTGCACCGAGCGGACGATGTCCGCCGGGTCGCGCCCGAGCTCGGCGCAGTGGGCGTCCAGCACCCGGGCGCGTTCGGCGACGAACTCCACGGTGTGATGGGGCGGGCCGGGCACGTTCCAGATGTCCGCGTGCTCGGCGGCCAACCGCAGCAACCGGGTGCCCCAGCCGCCGATCAGCAACGGGGGACCCGGCCGCTGGATCGGCTTCGGCTCGTTCCGGGTGCCCTGGAGACGGTGGTAGCGGCCCTCGAAGTCGAAGACGTCCCGGGTCCACATCAGCTTGAGGATCTCGACGGTCTCCGCCAGCCGCGCGATGCCCTCGGCCGGCGGGACGAGGGCGAGGCCGTACGCCGCGTACTCGGCGAGGGCCGGGTTCGGCCCGGCGATCCCTCCCGCGCCCGGCGGCTGGTGGGTGCCGCCCACGCCGAGACCCATGACGAGCCGGCCGCCCGAGATCACGTCGACCGTGGAGGCCATCTTGCCCAGGACCGCCGGCGGGCGGATCCGGTTGCTCGTCACCAGCAGCCCCAGCCGCAGCCGGGTGGTCTGGGCGGCGAGCGCGCTGAGCAGGGTCCAGCCCTCGTGGACCTGCCCGTCCGCGGGACCGGCGATCGGCAGGAGGTGGTCCCAGAGCCAGGCGTCCGCTATCTCCGGGACGGCGTCGGCCTCGCGCCAGACGCGGCGGATGTCCTCATAGGACACGTGCAGGGGTGTGGTCTTGATGCCGAAGCGAGCTTGGGTCATATTCGTCAGGATAGTCAATCGTCAGTCAGGCTGACGATAGTTCGTGCATACGGACCGCTACCCTCGAGGCATGGTGAGTGATCGCGACGAGGGGCCCGTGCCGTTGGAGTACCGGCTCGGCTACCTCCTGAAGCACGCCCAGGCCAAGCTGACCAGGACGTCCGCGGAGGCGCTCGCGCCGTACGGGGTGGACGGCCATGAGCTGGCCGTCCTGGTGGTGCTCGCCGGTGACGAAACGTTGTCGCAGGTCGAGGTGGCGGGGCGGCTCGGCGTCGACCGCACGACGATGGTGTCGCTCGTCGACGGCCTGGAGGACCACGGGCTGGTGGCGCGGCGACGCAGCCCCCAGGACCGGCGCCGCAACATCGTCGAACTCACCCCGGCCGGCCGCGACTGCCTGGATCGGGCCGAGCGGGCGCGCCGGGCCGCGGAGCGTCGATTCCTCGCCCCGCTGGACGAGCAGACGGCGGACGTCCTGCTGCGGGCGCTGCGGGTCCTGGTGGTGGAGGAAGCCGTCGGAGGCTGATCGTTCCGGCCGGCGCGGCAGGGCCTCCGGTGGACGGATATGCAGGTGAAAGGCGCTCCGAAAGCTTGGTATTGTTCTCCATGTCGCCACGGGGAACACCTCGCGCGCGACAGACACCTGGTCCGGGTGGCGGAATGGCAGACGCGCTAGCTTGAGGTGCTAGTGCCCTTTATCGGGCGTGGGGGTTCAAGTCCCCCCTCGGACACTCTCACTCTCCGTATCGAGCGGATTTCGCTCGGTGATCATTCGATGCCCGCATTCGGCGTTCCGCCGAGTGCGGGTTTTGTCGTTCTCCCGCCGTGTCCCCACTTGCGTCTCCACTCGCAGCTTGTCCGCGTCCCCGGTTGCGTCCCCCCTCGCCTCCTCGCTCGGGGAACTCGCGGGAATCGCGCCGTACGTCTCGATTGCTGCCGAATGCCGCGGAAGCCTGTTTATCGGTTGTCCTGCCGTCGCCCTCGTGAGGGCTGTCGTCGATGTTGCTGACTGACCGTCAATGTTCGTCAGGATCCCCATATTGACGGTCAGTGACGTGTTCTTGCGGTGATACGATCACGGCGCTTGTAGAGCGGGCGGATGGGTGCAAGACGACATCTCCGACTACGGGGACAGTCCGGGCGGCAACTCCGATGCGGGCGGTCCGCCGGTCCACCCGCGTTGACGGGAATTCAGCAACTGGCCGTCAGTCGCCTGAAGAGAGTCTTATGACTGATTACATACAGAACCCGGTACTCTGGGCTCTCCTCGTCGCCGTGTTCGTCGCAGTCGCCCTCATAGTTCGTCAGCGTAGGGCAGCGCGGACGTTAAGGCAGGAGTTCGCAGATCTCAGGGCTCGCCACTCCGAGCTGGAGAACGGGTACGCGAAATCCGTCGAGGCAGCTCAGGAAAGAGCCGAAGAGGCAACGAAGACAACCCTGAAGTCCGCCATGCGGACGCTTCAGGGTCTTGCCGCGGAACAGCAGTTGATTGTCTCCCGGCTGCAGAACAAATATGGCGAGTCGGTCATCCTCCAGGACCTTCTGGAGATCGACCACACGAACTCTCAGTTCGGCCGCCGCGCCCAGTCCATCGCCGTTCTGTGCGACGGATGGCTGGGACGCCAGCGTGACGTGGCCTCGGTGTACGACGTGGTCCGCAGCGCGCAGGGCAGGGTCCGCCACTACCGGCGGGTGGAGATTCTCTCGCAGGTCGACTTCGGCATCACCAGCCGTGCCGTCGAACCGGTGGCACTGGCCCTCGCCGAACTGCTCGACAACGCGACCAGCTACTCCAGCCCGGACACCGTCGTCGAAATCAACATTCGTACCGTGCCGAAGGGCATTTGCATCGTCGTCGACGACGCCGGTGTCGGTATGAACGACGAAGAGCGTGCCCGCGCCGAGAAACTCCTGTCGAGCGAGCGCGTCTCGGGCGTCTCCGCACTCGGCAACCCGCCGCAGTTCGGGTTCGCGGTGATCGGCGTGCTCAGCGAGCGCTTCGGCTTCGAGGTCTCCGTGGACTCCACCTCCCCCTACGGAGGCGTCCGGGCGGTCCTCCTCCTGCCGCACGACCTGCTCACCAACGCTCCCGAGCAGCGGGAGCCGGCTCCGGTCGTTCCCGCTGTCACCGCCACCGCCACCGCCACCGCCACCGCCACGGACCGCAGCGGTCCCGAAGCGGCGATGGCCGCGAACACCACCGCCGACGGTCTGCCGAAGCGGCGCCGCAAGCGGCCGATGGCCATCGTGCCCGGCAGCGCGTCCAGCTCCACTCCCGCCCGCTCGGGCGCGGAGACGGCGGCGATCATGGGTGCTTTCCAACGGGGAACTCAGTCCGGCCGGTCCACGCCTGCGGGTCCCGGGGAACAGTCGAGCAGCACACGTGGTGCGAGCAGCGAAGGGCATGAGGTCTCGTGAACGACGATCTGGCATGGATGCTTGACAGTGCCTTGGAGATTCCCGGGGCCCTGCACGCCGTCCTGATCTCCGCCGACGGCCTGTTGATGGCCCGGACGCAGGACTTCGACAAGGACGACGCGGACCGTGTGGCAGCCGCGATGAGCGGTGTGCAGTCGCTCAGCCGCTCGCTCGCCTTCTTCTGCGAGGACGCCGGCCAGCGGTGGCGGCAGACGGTGGTCGAGTTCGACGGGGGCTGGGTCTTCCTGATCTCCGCCGGCGAGGGCGCCTACCTCGGCGTCTCGGCCGGCCCGGACATCGACATGCAGGACATCACCTTCCGGATGCAGCAGCTCGTCGGCCAGCTCGGCAAGGCGCTGACCACACCGCCGCGCGAGAAC
This window of the Streptomyces sp. NBC_01275 genome carries:
- a CDS encoding ATP-binding protein; the encoded protein is MTDYIQNPVLWALLVAVFVAVALIVRQRRAARTLRQEFADLRARHSELENGYAKSVEAAQERAEEATKTTLKSAMRTLQGLAAEQQLIVSRLQNKYGESVILQDLLEIDHTNSQFGRRAQSIAVLCDGWLGRQRDVASVYDVVRSAQGRVRHYRRVEILSQVDFGITSRAVEPVALALAELLDNATSYSSPDTVVEINIRTVPKGICIVVDDAGVGMNDEERARAEKLLSSERVSGVSALGNPPQFGFAVIGVLSERFGFEVSVDSTSPYGGVRAVLLLPHDLLTNAPEQREPAPVVPAVTATATATATATDRSGPEAAMAANTTADGLPKRRRKRPMAIVPGSASSSTPARSGAETAAIMGAFQRGTQSGRSTPAGPGEQSSSTRGASSEGHEVS
- a CDS encoding LLM class flavin-dependent oxidoreductase, which gives rise to MTQARFGIKTTPLHVSYEDIRRVWREADAVPEIADAWLWDHLLPIAGPADGQVHEGWTLLSALAAQTTRLRLGLLVTSNRIRPPAVLGKMASTVDVISGGRLVMGLGVGGTHQPPGAGGIAGPNPALAEYAAYGLALVPPAEGIARLAETVEILKLMWTRDVFDFEGRYHRLQGTRNEPKPIQRPGPPLLIGGWGTRLLRLAAEHADIWNVPGPPHHTVEFVAERARVLDAHCAELGRDPADIVRSVQVLVSYDDPAATRATVAALVAAGMNHIVLSLPRPYPQGVARWLADEVIAGAA
- a CDS encoding MarR family winged helix-turn-helix transcriptional regulator, with product MVSDRDEGPVPLEYRLGYLLKHAQAKLTRTSAEALAPYGVDGHELAVLVVLAGDETLSQVEVAGRLGVDRTTMVSLVDGLEDHGLVARRRSPQDRRRNIVELTPAGRDCLDRAERARRAAERRFLAPLDEQTADVLLRALRVLVVEEAVGG
- a CDS encoding roadblock/LC7 domain-containing protein, whose protein sequence is MNDDLAWMLDSALEIPGALHAVLISADGLLMARTQDFDKDDADRVAAAMSGVQSLSRSLAFFCEDAGQRWRQTVVEFDGGWVFLISAGEGAYLGVSAGPDIDMQDITFRMQQLVGQLGKALTTPPRENLGVRS
- a CDS encoding aldehyde dehydrogenase family protein; translated protein: MATTLTLKAGTSWADAWRRCLAVAPEAFRDDRVLNLWNAAWQADGRALPAGSPVDGSPIAGPPRLDRATARQAVRASLDQHRAWRHIPLEERRARVAATLDALAEHRELLALLLVWEIGKPWRLAQADVDRAVDGVRWYVDGIEPMLADRAPLDGPVSNIASWNYPSNGALVATLSTDDRSTYDRLAPQIRAFKVGHGTPRSRGDRDELFGGFGASWRGAFVGGELLVRAVTRGPAGERLPGNFPEYQLMP